One Desulfobulbus propionicus DSM 2032 DNA segment encodes these proteins:
- a CDS encoding glycine zipper domain-containing protein, which produces MRYLLLILLLVVLAGGGCATKGQTGAAGGAAVGAAIGQAIGHDTGATLIGAAVGTLVGYIVGNEMDTYDREQLNHSYERGVSHQPSAWVNPDKGNQYRVVPEPAYQNPTTQQVCRRAEINVVINGKAEKTQATACRDRDGHWEIQ; this is translated from the coding sequence ATGCGATATCTACTGTTGATTCTGCTTCTCGTCGTTCTTGCCGGCGGCGGGTGCGCCACCAAAGGACAGACGGGCGCGGCCGGCGGCGCGGCGGTGGGCGCGGCGATTGGCCAGGCGATTGGCCATGATACCGGCGCTACCCTGATCGGCGCCGCGGTCGGCACCCTGGTTGGCTATATCGTTGGCAACGAGATGGACACGTACGACCGCGAACAACTCAACCACAGCTATGAGCGCGGGGTGTCGCATCAACCCTCCGCGTGGGTGAATCCGGACAAGGGAAACCAGTACCGGGTGGTGCCCGAACCAGCGTATCAAAATCCGACCACGCAACAGGTGTGCCGCCGCGCGGAAATCAACGTGGTCATCAACGGCAAGGCGGAAAAGACCCAAGCCACGGCCTGCCGCGATCGGGACGGACACTGGGAAATTCAATAA
- a CDS encoding glucose 1-dehydrogenase has translation MAEVRGKVVVVTGGGQGIGRGIVELLLEREAAVVIADCDRQAGEELAARLDTPERVCFIHADVGDEESVAGCIRASVARFGGVDGLVNNAGIADPGATPVTELALAQWERMLRTNLTGAFLMAKHAVPHLQQRRGAIVNIASTRALQSEANTEAYTASKGGLVALTHALAISLAHRIRVNVILPGWIDVRAYRKAAVPDLAPLTDADHLQHPAGRVGVPRDIASLTAYLLSEEAAFITGQSFVVDGGMTRKMIYVE, from the coding sequence ATGGCGGAGGTTCGAGGCAAGGTGGTGGTGGTCACCGGCGGCGGCCAGGGAATCGGGCGCGGCATCGTCGAGTTGCTGCTGGAGCGGGAAGCCGCGGTGGTGATTGCCGATTGTGATCGGCAAGCCGGGGAAGAGCTGGCGGCCCGGCTCGATACGCCTGAACGAGTCTGTTTCATCCACGCCGATGTTGGCGACGAGGAGTCGGTCGCTGGCTGCATTCGCGCCAGCGTGGCCCGGTTCGGCGGTGTGGATGGCCTGGTCAACAATGCCGGCATTGCCGATCCCGGGGCCACGCCGGTCACCGAGCTCGCGCTTGCCCAGTGGGAGCGGATGCTGCGCACCAATCTGACCGGCGCGTTTCTCATGGCCAAACATGCGGTGCCGCACCTGCAGCAGCGGCGGGGGGCCATCGTCAACATCGCCTCCACCCGCGCCCTGCAGTCGGAGGCCAACACCGAGGCCTATACCGCCTCCAAGGGCGGTTTGGTTGCCCTCACCCATGCCTTGGCCATCAGCCTTGCCCACCGCATCCGGGTCAACGTGATCCTTCCCGGCTGGATCGATGTCCGCGCCTATCGGAAAGCAGCCGTGCCGGACCTCGCGCCGCTGACCGACGCGGATCATCTCCAGCATCCGGCTGGCCGGGTGGGAGTGCCGCGCGACATTGCCAGCCTGACCGCCTATCTGCTGTCCGAGGAGGCCGCCTTCATCACCGGCCAGTCCTTTGTGGTCGATGGCGGCATGACCAGGAAAATGATCTATGTGGAATGA
- a CDS encoding glycoside hydrolase has product MIRLLLIVPFVGLLGGCAPQHTAVVHDDTVTLTLRAPKAATVRFASSIDRFAVHHAARNREGTWLVSGLPNIEFQYFYLVDGQVMVPDCRFKVSDDFGSVNCRNLP; this is encoded by the coding sequence ATGATCCGTTTGCTCCTGATCGTTCCCTTTGTGGGGCTGTTAGGGGGCTGCGCCCCCCAGCACACGGCCGTCGTGCACGACGATACCGTCACCCTGACCCTGCGCGCACCCAAGGCGGCCACGGTGCGGTTCGCGAGCTCCATTGATCGCTTCGCCGTCCACCATGCAGCCAGAAACCGGGAGGGCACCTGGCTGGTAAGCGGCTTGCCCAATATCGAATTTCAATATTTCTACCTGGTGGATGGCCAAGTCATGGTGCCGGATTGCCGATTCAAGGTCAGCGACGATTTCGGCTCTGTCAATTGCAGGAATCTCCCCTAG
- a CDS encoding glycogen-binding domain-containing protein: MNDYLISLYIDNALDLDEKITFVETVHADRAFTEEAIALLRQEQRLRVVLPAPPLPVPTCAKTTEAEPRGWLSWLKPLAGVAAAGLLVALFALLRPEHPEHPIKVTEPHRFVVYFPDTTQARIVGTFTDWRPVVMEPVGTSGYWTLTLRVPPGEHRYSYLVGDGRKIADPTVVLREQDDFGGENSVIEIGASI, from the coding sequence ATGAACGATTATTTGATCAGTCTCTACATCGACAATGCACTGGATCTGGATGAGAAAATCACCTTTGTCGAAACCGTGCACGCCGACAGGGCCTTTACCGAGGAAGCAATCGCCCTGCTCAGACAGGAACAGCGGCTGCGCGTGGTCCTGCCTGCGCCGCCGTTGCCCGTGCCGACCTGTGCCAAGACCACGGAGGCTGAACCGCGCGGGTGGCTATCTTGGCTGAAACCGCTTGCGGGCGTTGCGGCCGCCGGTCTGCTGGTGGCGCTGTTCGCGCTGCTGCGGCCGGAGCATCCGGAACATCCAATCAAGGTGACGGAACCGCACCGTTTCGTGGTCTATTTTCCCGACACCACCCAGGCACGCATTGTCGGCACCTTTACCGATTGGCGTCCCGTGGTCATGGAACCGGTGGGCACCAGCGGTTACTGGACCCTCACCTTGAGGGTTCCTCCAGGCGAACACCGCTACAGTTATCTGGTCGGTGATGGCCGCAAAATTGCCGATCCCACGGTCGTGCTCCGCGAACAGGATGATTTCGGGGGCGAAAACTCGGTGATCGAGATCGGAGCGTCCATATGA
- a CDS encoding RNA polymerase sigma factor, which produces MERFHRFYSEHRDKLFGYLLRKSGNQALAADLTQETFTRYIERYRLRELSLALLFTIGRNLYYDHVRQRRQKADAASLLPATAVDEEQAYILREDSRRMLDALQQLDDEDRDILALVVSSDMTYKDIAAVRGCSEATIKVRVHRARQKLRQLVSKEQR; this is translated from the coding sequence ATGGAGCGATTTCACCGTTTTTATAGCGAACACAGAGACAAGCTGTTTGGCTACTTGCTGCGCAAATCAGGCAATCAAGCCCTGGCCGCCGATCTGACGCAGGAGACCTTCACCCGCTATATCGAACGATACCGCCTGCGGGAGTTGAGTCTTGCCCTCCTGTTCACCATTGGCCGCAATCTCTATTATGATCATGTCCGTCAACGGCGGCAAAAGGCTGATGCCGCCAGCTTGCTGCCAGCGACAGCGGTGGATGAGGAACAGGCGTATATCCTGCGCGAGGATTCCCGCAGGATGCTCGACGCCTTGCAGCAGCTTGACGATGAGGATCGGGACATTCTTGCCCTGGTGGTGAGCAGCGACATGACCTACAAGGATATTGCCGCCGTCAGGGGATGCAGCGAGGCAACCATCAAAGTGCGGGTTCACCGGGCCCGGCAAAAACTCCGACAGCTCGTCTCCAAGGAGCAGAGATGA
- a CDS encoding cytochrome-c peroxidase, whose amino-acid sequence MNKRFACSTLLLISAACAGPLFAAGLTQMEQLGKIMYQDKDFSYNRTQSCQTCHHHVAGFADPTNMRDPASTVVSLGADGVSKGGRNAPSSAYAGFSPELQKNDAGEYVGGMFWDGRATGLSENLADPLAEQAQGPPLNPVEMNMPRLEAVVDVVRASSYARLFRKVFGGTSLDDYAVAWDNIAKAIAAYERSPEVQAFSSRFDSDQLNSQERRGKDLFVAKCSQCHSMDKVAGAKGPLFTNYTYANIGLPENTEDNVPGDDFGLGGFLATAEAPATFQADADSQRGKFKVPTLRNIALTAPYGHNGYFATLREMVVFKNTRDTGEWPAPDVKDNMTSEIGNLGLSDQNVDDLVAFLMALTDL is encoded by the coding sequence ATGAACAAACGTTTTGCGTGCAGTACCCTGTTGTTGATTTCGGCAGCCTGTGCCGGCCCTTTGTTCGCGGCCGGGCTCACCCAGATGGAACAGTTGGGAAAAATCATGTACCAGGACAAGGATTTTTCCTACAACCGCACCCAGTCCTGCCAAACCTGCCATCATCATGTCGCCGGGTTCGCCGACCCCACCAACATGCGTGATCCGGCCAGCACGGTGGTTTCGCTCGGAGCGGATGGGGTCAGCAAGGGCGGGCGCAACGCCCCCTCGTCGGCCTATGCCGGCTTTAGCCCCGAACTGCAGAAAAATGATGCTGGTGAATATGTCGGCGGCATGTTCTGGGACGGCCGGGCCACCGGCTTGAGCGAGAACTTGGCCGATCCGCTGGCCGAGCAGGCCCAGGGGCCGCCGCTCAATCCGGTGGAGATGAACATGCCCCGCCTGGAAGCGGTGGTCGATGTGGTGCGCGCCTCAAGCTATGCCCGCCTGTTTCGCAAAGTTTTTGGCGGCACTTCCTTGGACGACTATGCAGTGGCCTGGGATAATATCGCCAAGGCCATCGCCGCCTACGAACGCTCACCAGAGGTGCAAGCGTTCTCTTCCCGTTTCGACAGCGATCAATTGAACAGCCAGGAAAGGAGAGGCAAGGATCTGTTTGTGGCCAAATGTAGCCAATGCCATTCCATGGATAAGGTTGCGGGCGCCAAGGGGCCGCTGTTCACCAACTATACCTATGCCAATATCGGGTTGCCCGAAAACACAGAGGATAACGTGCCCGGCGATGATTTCGGCCTGGGTGGATTCCTCGCCACCGCCGAGGCGCCGGCAACGTTTCAGGCGGACGCCGACAGCCAGCGCGGCAAGTTCAAGGTTCCGACCCTGCGCAACATCGCCTTGACCGCCCCCTATGGCCACAACGGCTATTTCGCCACCCTGCGGGAAATGGTTGTCTTCAAGAATACACGGGATACCGGCGAATGGCCCGCGCCGGACGTCAAGGACAACATGACGTCGGAAATCGGCAACCTGGGCCTGAGCGATCAAAACGTCGATGATCTCGTCGCCTTCCTCATGGCCCTCACCGACCTGTGA